In Spirochaeta cellobiosiphila DSM 17781, the following proteins share a genomic window:
- a CDS encoding glycosyltransferase family 1 protein translates to MNIPIRILHVLGRLDRGGAETLIMNIYRNINRDLIQFDFIVHTEDNCEYTSEINSLGGRIYSIQKYRGINHFEYKKAWTSFLEKHSEYRIIHGHIRSTASIYLKIAKKLGCATIAHSHNTSSGSGLNAIVKNVLQLPIRFFADYLFACSIDAGKWLFGNKAIKENRFKVITNGIELKKYSFNPIIREKKRNELGISTQYVIGHIGRFHPQKNHFFLLKLMFELLKKSKDISMVLVGDGQTRQEIEKISQRMGMKDNIIFAGVRSDIPELLQSFDLFILPSLFEGLGIVAIEAQASGLPCLVSEGIPNEAFVTNNIAKLSLKDPIKLWINWILSHLEYYREDKIDVIDGKGYNIIETASYLQNFYLQLNKKMMKN, encoded by the coding sequence TTGAATATACCTATACGTATTTTACATGTTTTAGGTCGACTTGACCGTGGTGGGGCTGAAACTCTCATAATGAATATATATAGAAATATAAATAGAGATTTAATTCAATTCGATTTTATAGTACATACAGAAGATAATTGTGAATACACTAGTGAAATTAATTCTCTTGGTGGAAGAATATACTCAATTCAAAAATACAGGGGAATAAATCATTTTGAATATAAAAAGGCATGGACCTCTTTTTTAGAAAAACACAGTGAATATAGAATCATACATGGACACATAAGAAGTACAGCATCGATATATCTTAAAATCGCAAAAAAATTAGGATGTGCAACCATAGCTCATAGCCATAATACTTCCTCTGGATCTGGTTTAAATGCAATTGTAAAAAATGTTTTGCAATTACCTATTAGATTTTTCGCAGATTATCTTTTCGCATGTTCAATAGATGCTGGAAAATGGTTATTTGGAAATAAAGCTATAAAAGAAAACAGATTTAAAGTAATTACTAATGGTATAGAACTAAAAAAATATTCTTTTAATCCAATTATTAGGGAAAAAAAACGTAATGAATTAGGAATCTCAACACAATATGTTATAGGACACATCGGCAGATTTCATCCACAAAAAAATCATTTTTTTTTGTTAAAGTTGATGTTTGAATTATTAAAGAAAAGTAAAGACATTAGTATGGTTTTAGTAGGTGACGGACAAACTCGTCAAGAGATCGAAAAGATATCTCAAAGAATGGGAATGAAAGACAATATTATTTTTGCAGGTGTTAGATCAGATATTCCAGAATTACTTCAATCATTTGATTTATTTATTCTCCCCTCTTTATTTGAAGGTTTAGGTATAGTAGCAATAGAAGCCCAAGCATCAGGTCTTCCTTGTTTAGTATCTGAAGGAATTCCTAACGAAGCGTTTGTAACAAATAACATTGCAAAATTATCTTTGAAGGATCCAATAAAATTATGGATTAATTGGATCCTTAGTCATCTTGAATATTACAGAGAAGACAAAATAGATGTCATTGATGGAAAAGGATATAATATTATAGAGACAGCCAGTTATCTCCAAAACTTCTATCTTCAATTGAATAAGAAAATGATGAAAAATTAG
- a CDS encoding glycosyltransferase family 2 protein codes for MKLIIQIPCYNEAGTLAEALSYLPRKVEGFDIVEWLIINDGSKDDTKEIAIKNGVDYIVDFPKNKGLAEGFKAGIFESIKQNADVIVNTDADNQYNANDIPKLVQPILNGEAEVVIGERPISNIGHFSPIKKALQKLGSYVVRRISNTDVPDAPSGFRAFSKDAAMRLNVYNSYTYTLETIIQAGRYNMAIASVPVRINEDLRPSRLVSSIPSYIKKSMGTMFRIFVVYQPFRFFFNIGIVFMLLALLLGIRYLFFFSIGDGNGHIQSLILTSILAGFGVQTILTSFIADIISVNRKLMEDIKYENRCSLYNKQSFNSEQN; via the coding sequence ATGAAATTAATTATACAAATACCTTGTTACAATGAAGCAGGAACATTAGCTGAAGCTTTATCCTACTTGCCTAGAAAAGTTGAAGGATTTGATATAGTCGAATGGTTAATTATTAATGATGGAAGTAAGGATGATACAAAAGAAATAGCCATAAAAAATGGTGTTGATTACATTGTAGATTTTCCTAAAAACAAAGGTCTTGCAGAAGGGTTTAAGGCCGGTATTTTTGAATCTATTAAGCAAAATGCAGATGTAATTGTTAATACAGATGCAGATAATCAATACAACGCTAATGATATTCCCAAATTAGTTCAGCCCATATTGAATGGGGAAGCAGAGGTTGTTATAGGTGAACGACCAATTAGTAATATAGGACATTTTTCTCCAATAAAAAAAGCTCTTCAAAAACTAGGTTCATACGTAGTTAGAAGAATAAGTAATACAGATGTTCCAGATGCCCCTTCTGGTTTTAGAGCTTTCTCAAAGGATGCTGCTATGCGATTAAACGTATACAATAGTTATACATATACTCTTGAAACTATAATTCAAGCTGGAAGATATAACATGGCAATTGCTTCTGTTCCTGTTAGAATTAATGAAGATTTAAGACCGTCACGATTAGTTAGTTCAATTCCTTCTTATATAAAAAAATCAATGGGAACAATGTTCCGGATCTTTGTTGTATACCAACCCTTTCGTTTTTTCTTTAACATTGGAATAGTTTTTATGCTTCTTGCATTATTATTAGGTATAAGATATCTATTTTTCTTTTCAATTGGAGATGGTAATGGTCATATACAATCATTAATTTTGACCTCTATACTGGCAGGATTTGGAGTACAAACTATTCTAACTTCCTTTATTGCTGATATTATTTCAGTAAATAGAAAATTAATGGAAGATATAAAATATGAGAATAGATGTTCACTATATAATAAGCAATCTTTTAATTCAGAACAAAATTGA